Within the Solwaraspora sp. WMMA2056 genome, the region TGGGTCGCCACGATCGCCTCGGCCTCGGGCAGCAGATAGTTCGCGGCCTCACCGACCGTGCCACCCACGACGGTGATCTGGTCGTAGGTCTCCAGATCCATGAAGACGTAGTCCTCGCCGTCGGCGTACAGGTACTGCATGGTCCGCTTGTCGACGGTCGCGGTGTCGACCTTGGTGCCCGCGTTGAAGGTCTTGTCGACGACCTTGCCGGAGAGCACGTTCTTCAAGGTGGTGCGCACGAAGGCGCCGCCCTTGCCGGGCTTGACGTGCTGGAATTCGACGACGGACCACAGCTCGCCGTCGAGGTTGAGAACCAGCCCGTTCTTCAGGTCGTTGGTGGTGGCCATTTCCTGCCTTGATCTTCAATTGGCGGACGGACCTGCCAAGTCTATCGGTCCGACGTCGTCGCCTCGGCCCGGCCTGCGGCGAGCTGGGCGATGTGCCGCAGCGCCAATCGGTAGCCGTCCACCCCGAGTCCGCAGATCACCCCGGTCGCCACCGCCGACACCACCGAGTGGTGCCGGAACTGCTCCCGGGCATGGATGTTGGAGATGTGCACCTCGATCAGCGGACCCCGCAGCATCGCGCAGGCGTCGCGGACCGCGTACGAATAGTGCGACCACGCACCCGGGTTGAGCACCACCGCCGCCTCGGCGTCGGCCGCAGCGTGCAACCAGCCGAGCATCTCGTGCTCGGCGTCGGTCTGGCGCACCTCGACGTCGAGACCGACCTGCCGCCCGGTCTCGACGCACATCGTCACCAGGTCGGCGTAGCTGACCTCACCGTAGACGTCGACCTGACGGCTGCCCAGCCGGCCCAGGTTCGGCCCGTTCAACACGTACGCCTTCACGCGCCGGCCACCGACCGGTACGCCCGCGCCAACGCCTCGTCGTCCGGCCCGTCGAGGATCCCGGGGCGGGCCAGCCCGTCGAGGACCACCAGCCGCAGCCGGGCACCCCGCGCCTTCTTGTCCACCCGCATCGCGGCCAGCAGGTCCGGCCAGGCGTCGGCCCGGTACGTGGTCGGCAGCCCCAGCGCGGTGAGCACCGCCAGGTGCCGGTCGGCGACCTCGGCGTCGAGCCGGCCGACCTGCCGGGCCAGGGTCGCGGCGTACACCAGGCCGACCGACACGGCGTGCCCGTGCCGCCAGCGGTAGCCCTCGACCTTCTCGATCGCGTGCGCCAGCGTGTGTCCGTAGTTGAGGACCTCCCGCACCCCGGACTCCCGCAGGTCGCCGCCGACCACGTCGGCCTTGACCCGTACGGCGCGCTCGATCAGCTCCCGTACCGACGCGCTGGTGGCGTCGGTGGCGGCCGCCGGATCCCGCTCGATCAGGTCCAGGATCGCCGGGTCGGCGATGAACCCGCACTTGACCACCTCGGCCAACCCGGCCACCAGGTCGGTCAGCGGCAGGCTGGCCAGCAGGTTCAGGTCACAGATCACCCCGGCCGGCGGGTGGAAGGACCCGACCAGGTTCTTGCCGGCGGCCGTGTTGATCCCGGTCTTGCCGCCGACGGCGGCGTCGACCATGCCGAGCAGGCTGGTCGCGACCGGCACCCACCGGACCCCGCGCAGCCAACAGGCGGCGACGAAACCGGCCAGGTCGGTCACCGCGCCGCCGCCGACCCCGACCACCGCGTCGGTACGGGTGAAGCCGGCGTCGCCCAACATCGCCCAGGCCTGTGCCGCCACGTCGATCGACTTGCCGGCCTCGGCGTCGGGCACCTCGATCAGCAGTGGCTGCGCACCGGCGGCGGCACACGCAGCGGCGATCCGGTCGGCGTGCGCCTTCAGCGGCGGCGCGTGCAGCACCGCCACCCGGTGCGCGTCGGGCAGCAGCGTGGGCAGTGTGTCGAGCAGCCCCCGGCCGACCAGTACGTCGTACGGGCGGTCACCAGGCACCGGGATGCGGGTCGTGGCGTCCATCGACGCCGAGCCTAGTCGCTGCCCGTCGTCGGTGGCCCGCAACAGCGTCGCGATCTCCTCGGCGACCTCCTGCGGGGTCCGGCCGTCGGTGGCCACCCGGTGGGTGGCTACCTGCTCGTACAGCGGCCGGCGCTGCTCCATCAGGTGTTTGAGGGTCGCCCGGGGGTTGAGCGCCAACAACGGGCGGCCGGCGCCGAGCCCGACCCGGCGGGCCGCGTCGGCCAGCTCGACGCTCAGGTAGACCACCGTATGGCCGGCCAGCAGCGCCCGGTTCGCCTCGGCCAGGACCGCACCGCCGCCCAGGGCCAGCACCCCGGCGCAGGTGCGCAGCGCGTCGCTTACGGCGGCCTGCTCCAACTCCCGGAAATGCGCCTCGCCGTCGTCGACGAAGATCTCCGGGATGGGTTTGCCGGCGGCGGCGACGATCTCCGTGTCGGTGTCGCGGAACTCGCAGCCCAGCAGCGCGGCCAACGCCTCACCGGTGCTGGTCTTGCCGGCCCCGGGCGCGCCGACCAGCACACACACCGGTGCCATCAGCGGATCACCAGATGGTCCAGGTAGCCGCCGAGGTTGCGGCGGATCTCGGCGACCGAGTCGCCGCCGAACTTCTCGGTCAGCGCCTCGGCGAGCACCAGCGCCACCATCGACTCGGCCACCACCGCCGCCGCCGGGACGGCACAGACGTCGGAACGCTGGTTGATCGCCGTCGCCGGCTCACCGGTGGTGACGTCCACTGTCGACAGCGCCCGGTTCAGCGACGAGATCGGCTTCATCGCCGCCCGTACCCGCAGTGGTTCACCGGTGCTGATCCCGCCCTCCAGGCCGCCGGCCCGGTCGGTCACCCGTCGGACCCCCGACGCGGTGGGGATGATCTCGTCGTGGGCGACCGAGCCACGTGAGCGGGCCTGCTGCCAGGCGTCACCGATCTCCACACCCTTGATCGCCTGGATCGACATCAGCGCGGTGGCGAGCCGGGCGTCCAGCTTGCGGTCCCACTGCACGTGGCTGCCCAGCCCCGGCGGTACGCCGTAGGCGAGCACCTCCACGATGCCGCCGAGGGTGTCGGCGTCGGACTTCGCCGCGTCGACCTCGGCGACCATGCGGGCGCTCGCCTCCGGGTCGAGGCAGCGCAGCGGGTCGGCGTCGACCCGTTCGGCGTCCTCCGGGCGTGGCTGCAGCCCCGGCTTGGCCGCGACCGACCCCAGCTCGACCACGTGCGAGACGATCTCGATGCCGAGTGCCTGGCGGCACAGCGCCCGGGCGACCGTACCGACCGCGACCCGGGCCGCGGTCTCCCGCGCGCTGGCCCGCTCCAGGATCGGCCGCGCGTCGGTGTGGCCGTACTTCTGCATCCCGGCCAGGTCGGCGTGCCCTGGCCGGGGCCGGGTCAGCGGGGCGTTGCGGGCCTGGCCGGCCAGCTCGTCCGGGTCGACCGGATCGGCCGCCATCACCGTGCGCCACTTCGGCCACTCCGAGTTGCCGACCCGGATCGCCACCGGGCTGCCCAGCGTCACCCCGTGCCGCAGACCGCCGATGATCTCGATCTCGTCCTGTTCGAAGGCCATCCGCGCACCCCGGCCGTAGCCGAGTCGGCGGCGGGCCAGCTCGCGGCCGATCTCGGCGCTGGTCACCTCGACGCCGGCGGGAACGCCTTCGAGGAGGGCCACCAGCGCGGGGCCATGGGATTCACCTGCAGTCAGCCAGCGCAACACGTCGGAAAGTGTGCCACGACCGGGCCGGCGGCCGGCACCGCGCGGCCCGGCCGTCCCGCCCTCCGGACACCACGGCGTGATGCGGCAGGCACCCGCCGCGGACACCACGAACGTGGCGCACCCATGAGACGGCGGCCGGCCCGACCTACCGTACGGTTGGTGGGATTCCGGGGGGGTGGCCACCGTGCCGTACGACGTCCGCCGCCGACCGGCGGTGCTGCTCGTCCTGCTGGGCGCGGTCACCGCGGTCGGTCCGCTGTCGATCGACATGTACCTGCCGGCGTTTCCGGCGATCAGTGACGACCTCGGTGCGGCACCGGCCCGGGTGCAGCTGTCGCTGACCGCCTGTCTGATCGGCGTCGCCCTCGGCCAACTTGTCGGCGGTCCGCTCAGCGACCGGTGGGGCCGGCGTCGACCGGTGCTGGTGGGCACGGCCGGATACGTCGTGGTCAGCCTGGCCTGCGCGCTGGCGCCGACCGCCGAGGCGCTCGCCGGGCTGCGCCTGGCGCAGGGTTTCGCCGGTGGCATCGGGGTGGTGGTCGCCCGCGCCGTCGTGCGGGACCTCTACTCCGGTGCCGACGCGGTGCGGTTCTTCTCCCGGCTGTTGATCATCTTCGGGGTGGCGCCGATCGCCGCACCGGCGCTCGGCGCGGTGGTGCTGCGGTTCACCTCCTGGCGGGGCATCTTCGTCGCCCTGGCGGTGATCGCCGCGCTGCTCGCCGTCGTGCTCGCCCGGTGGCTGCCGGAAACCCTTCCGGTGCAGCGCCGCAACCCCGACGGGTTGGCCGGGACCGCCCGGGCGGTGCGGCTGCTGCTGACCGACCGGGCCTTCGTCGGCTACGCGCTGACCCAGGGCCTGGCCTTCGCCGGACTGTTCACCTACATCGCCGGGTCGCCGTACGTGCTGCAGGACGGGTTCGGGTTGTCCGCCGCCGCGTACAGCGTGGTGTTCGGGGTCAACGCGATCGGGTTGATCGGTCTCGGCCAGCTCAACGCCCGGCTGGTGGGCCGCCACGGGCCACGCCGGCTGTTCGTCGGCGCGCTGGTCGCCGGGCTGGCCGCCGCCGGGCTGCTGGTCGCCGGGGCCGGCACCGGCACGCTGGTGCTGGTGCTGGTGCCGCTGGCGGTGTATGTCGCCACCGTCGGGATGCTGATGCCCAACGGCACCGCGTTGGCGTTGGAGCACCACGCCCGGCACGCCGGGACCGCCGCCGCCCTGCTGGGTGCCACCGGCTCCGGGATCGGCGCGCTGGCCGCCCCGCTGGTCGGGCTGGCCGGCACCGGCGACGCGCTACCGATGGCGCTGATCATCTGCGGTGCGGCCGGGCTGTCACTGGTCGCCGTGCTGACGCTGACCGGGCGCGACCGTGGCTGACCGGGCGGCGTGCAGCGCCGCCCGCATCGCCGGCACCGGCGCGGCGACCCCGGTGAACTGTTCGAACTGGCCGATCGCCTGGGCGAGCAGCAGGTCGAGACCGGACACCACACGGCAGCCGGCGGCGGCCGCCGCCGTGGCAAGCGGGGTCGGCCAGGGGTCGTAGATGGCGTCGAAGCAGACCGTCGCAGGTGTCCAGCCCAGCAGGCCGGCGAGCGGGTCGGCGACGCCTTTGGGCACGGTCGACACCACCACGTCGACGGCCTCGGCCAGGGCGGCGTGGTCGTCCCAGCCGACACCGGTGACCGGGACCGCGAGGGCGTCGGCGACCGGGGCCAGATCGGCGATCGCGGCCGCGCGACGGGCCACCACCTGCACCTGACCGGCGCCGAGGGCGGCGGCGGCGGCCAGCGCGGCCCGCGCGGTACCGCCGGCACCGAGGACGGTGAACCGCGCCCCGGCACCGACTCCGGCCTCCCGCAGCACCGCGACCATCCCGCCGACGTCGGTGTTGTCGGCCGACCAGGTGCCGTCGGGTCGGCGTACCAGGGTGTTGGCCGCGCCGATCGCGGCCGCCACCGGCGTGGCCCGGTCGGCCACCGCGAGCGCCGCCTCCTTGAGCGGCATGGTGACCGACAGGCCGGCCCACTGCGGGCCCAGGCCGGCGATCAGGTCGGCCAGTTGCGACTCGGCGCACTCGATCGCGGTGTAGTGCCAGTCGGTCAGTCCGGCGGCCCGGTACCCGGCGTTGTGGATCACCGGGGAGAGCGAGTGGGCGATCGGCGTGCCGAGCACCGCGGCCCGGTGCCTGTCGACCGGACGGGCCCCGGTACGGGACCCGCCGGGCAGGTCAGAGGATGCCATTCCGTCGGGCGATCTCGATGTTCGCGTCATGTTCCTCGACGGTGGTGGCGAACGCCGAGCGGCCCTCCTTGTCGATGGCGACGAAGAAGACCCAGTCCTCGTCCGGCGGGTTGACCGACCCTTCGAGCGCGGCCCGGCCAGGGTTGTTGATCGGCGTGGGTGGCAGCCCGCTGTGGGCGTGGGTGCTGTACGGGTTGTTCGCGTCGTACAGCTCCTCCCGGGTCATGTCCTTGGACGCCTTGGTCGGCTTGCCGGTCAGCTCCCAGTAGTAGTTGACCGTCACGTCGAACTGCAGACAGCTGCAGGGGAAGGTCTCGCTGTAGACCCGGTTGTAGGCCACCCGGGCGACCTTGGCGAGGTCCTCGGCGATGCCCGCCTCGGCCTGGGCCAGCGACGCCACGATCAATGCCTCGTACGGGCTGATCCCGCCCCGCTCCGCCTGGACCTGTTCGGCGTACTCCATCTCGCCGGTGACGGTCAGGAACCGGTCGACCATCAGGGTGAGGATCTCCGGGGCGGTGACGTTCGGATCGAAGTCGTAGGTGTCGGGGAAGAGGAAGCCCTCCGCCGACGCGGTGACCTGCTCGCCGTCGGTCCGGGTGAGCCACCAGTCGGGCACGCCGAGGGCCAGGGGGTCCTGCGCGGCGGCGGCGAACTCCTCGGCCGGGATGTCGGTCGCTTCGGCCAGCGCCTGGTAGATCTGCTTGGCGGTGCGCCCCTCCGGGATGGTGACCCGGTTGGAAACCTTGTTCTCCAGGTCGAGCAGCAGACTCAGCGCGGTCGCCGCGCTCATCTCCAGACGCAGGTTGTAGAAGCCCGGTTGGATGTTCTGGCTGCGGGAGTTCGAGCGCGCCTCGTTGGTGAAGGCCTTGGTGCTCTTGATCACCCCGGCTTCGACCAGGGTGTTGCCGATGTCGGTGGCGGAGTCACCGGGACGGACCTGCACGACCACCTGGCCGGTGCCGCCGCCGTCGTAGTCGGGGGTGGCGAAGTAGTTCTGCAGCCGGTCGAAGCCGTACCAGACACCACCGCCGAGCACACCGAGCATCAGCAGGGTGACCAGCAGGGCCGCAGCGGTCTTGCCGCGCCCGCCGCCGCCCGAGGACTTGCGGCGCGCGCCACGACGGTGCCGGCCCTTGTCGGCCCGGTCCTCGAAAGCGAGGTCCAGTTCGTCGATCATCACATCCGCCTCCGCTGCGCGTCCAGCCAGCTCTGCAGGATCTCCACGGCGGCCGCCTGGTCGACCACCGCGCGCTGGCGCCGTCCTCGTACGCCCCGCTCCGACAGCCTACGGCTAGCGACCACCGTCGACATCCTTTCGTCGGTCATCAGGACCGGAATCGGCGAAATCGCCACGCTCAGTGAGCGGACGTACGCGCTGACGGCATCGGCCGCCGGGCCGTGACGACCGGCGAGGTTCACCGGCAGGCCGACGATAACCTCCCGTACCTCGTGTTCGCTGACTATCTGGACAATTCTGGCAATATCGGCTGGAACGGTAGTGTCTCCGGTACCGGCGGTCGACAGGTCGCGCTGCACCGTCAGCAACGGAGTGGCCAGGATGCCGTCCGGATCGCTGATCGCCAGCCCGACCCGGACCTGACCCACGTCCACCCCGAGCCGGCGCCCACGAACGAACCCGTACGGCGCCGACCCGCCCGTCTCCGCCCGGGTCACGGCGCCTCGGCGATCGCCTTCTCGACGGCGACCAGCAGACTCGCCGCCTCCGCCGCCGGCAGGCCACCGCCCTGGGCCAGGTCGGCGTTGCCGCCACCCCGGCCGTGCAGCGCGCCCTTGACCAGATCAGCGGCGGCCACACCACGCGCCTTGGCCGCCGCGTTCACCGCCACCACCAGCGACGCCTTGCCGTTGGAGCGGGCCACCACCGCGACCACCCCCGGCCGGGCCGGATCGATCTTGCCCCGGATCTCCTGAGCCAGCGTGCGCACGTCGTTGCCGCCCGCACCGTCGGGCGCCTCGGTGCCGACGTACGCCACCCCACGAAGGTCACGGGCCTGCGCCGCGAGCGCCGCCGCGCCGCCCAGCACCAGCTGCGCCCGCAGCTTCTCCAGCTCCTTCTCCGCGTCGCGCAGCTGGGTGACGGTCTGCTGCACCCGGTCGGCCACCTGCTCGGACGGCACCCGGTACAGCTCGGCGAGCCGGGCGACCAGCAGGTGCTCACGGGCCAGGAAGTTGAACGCGTCGATCCCGACCAGTGCCTCCACCCGGCGGACCCCGGACCCGATCGACGACTCGGACAGGATCTTGACCAGGCCCAGCTGACCGGAACGGGTGACGTGGGTGCCGCCGCACAGCTCCCGGGCGTAGTCGCCGACCTCGACCACCCGCACCTCGTCGCCGTACTTCTCACCGAACAGCGCCATCGCGCCGAGCCGCCGCGCCTCCTCCTGCGAGGTGATGAACGCGTTGACCTCCAGGTCACGCAGCAGCACCTCGTTGACCTGCTGCTCGATGTCGACAAGCACCGACGGCGGCACCGCGCCGGGGGTGTTGAAGTCGAACCGCAGCCGACCCGGCGCGTTCAGCGAACCCGCCTGAGTGGCCGACTCACCGAGGAAGTTGCGCATCGTCTGGTGCACCAGGTGGGTCGCGGTGTGCGACCGCGAGATCGCCCGGCGACGCGCGATGTCGATCTCGGCGTACCCGGTCTCCCCCGTGCGCACCTCGCCACGGACCACCCTCGCCTTGTGCACGACCAGCCCCGGAACCGGGGACTGGACGTCGAAGATCTCGACCTCGCCGGCACCCACGGTCAGCCGACCGGTGTCCGGCTGCTGACCACCGCCCTCGGCGTAGAACGGCGTACTGTCGAGCACCAACTCGATCACGTCGCCCTCGCCCGCGACCGGCAGCGACACACCGCCCGCGCCGAGCACCGCCCGCACCCGCGACTCCCGCGCGACCTCGGCGTACCCGGTGAAGTCCACCGCCCCACCGGCGTCGAGCACCCCCCGGTACGCCGACATGTCGACGTGCCCGGTCTTGCGCGCCTGCGCGTCCGCCTTGGCCCGCGCCCGCTGCTCGGACATCAACCGGCGGAACCCGTCGGAATCCACCGACAGCCCCTGCTCGGCGGCGATCTCCAAGGTCAGGTCGATCGGGAAACCGTAGGTGTCGTGCAGCTGGAACGCCTTGTCACCGGAGAGCTTCGCGCCGCCGGCCGTCTTCGTCTCGGAGATGGCCAGGTCCAGGATCGTCGTCCCGGAACGCAGCGTCGACAGGAACGCGTCCTCCTCGGCGTAGGCGTACGTCGAGATCCGCTCGAAGTCGGCCGCCAGCTCCGGATACGACGGCGCCATGCAGTCGCGGGCCACCGGAAGCAGCTCCGGCAACGCCCGGTCCTGCCAGCCGAGCAGCCGCACCGACCGGATCGCCCGCCGCATGATCCGGCGCAACACGTAGCCACGACCCTCGTTGCTCGGGGTCACCCCGTCGCCGATGAGCATCAGCGAGGTCCGCACGTGGTCGGCGATCACCCGCAGCCGTACGTCGTCGGGGTGCGACTCGCTCGCCGCCTGACCGGAGCCGGCACCGTACCGCTTGCCGGTCAGCTGGGCGGCCCGGTCCAGGATCGGGCGTACCTCGTCGATCTCGTAGAGGTTGTCCACCCCCTGCAGGATGGAGGCGATCCGCTCCAGGCCCATGCCGGTGTCGATGTTCTTCTTCGGCAGGTCCCCGACGATGTCGAAGACCTCCTTGCTCTGCACGTTGGTGATCTCGTACTGCATGAAGACCAGGTTCCAGAACTCCAGGAACCGGTCCTCGTCGACCTCCGGACCGCCGTCGGGCCCGTACGCCGGACCCCGGTCGTAGTACAGCTCCGAACACGGCCCCGCCGGGCCGGGGATGCCCATCGACCAGAAGTTGTCCTTGTTGCCCCGGCGCACGATCCGGTGCGCCGGCACCCCGGTCTGCCGCCAGATGTCGGCGGCCTCGTCGTCGTCGAGGTAGACCGTCACCCAGATCCGCTCCGGGTCCATGCCGAACCCGCCCTGCTCCACCGGCTTGGTCGACAGGTCCCAGGCGAGCGGGATCGCGCCCTGCTTGAAGTAGTCGCCGAACGAGAAGTTGCCGTTCATCTGGAAGAACGTGCCGTGCCGTGAGGTCTTGCCGACCTCGTCGATGTCCGGCGTCCGGATGCACTTCTGCACGCTCGTCGCCCGCTGGAACGGCGGGGTGCGCTGGCCGAGGAAGTACGGCACGAACTGCACCATGCCCGCGTTGATGAACAGCAGGTTCGGGTCATCGATCGCGGGCAGCGGAGCGGACGGCACCACGGCGTGGCCGTTGGCCTCGAAGTGCGCGAGGAACCGCCGCTTGATCTCCGCCGTTTTCACCGGACGTCCTCCTGGGGGAATATCTCGTCGTCGCCGATGCGTGGGTCGCCCCGCAGCTCGGCGAACTGGTCATCGAACGCCACGCCCTCGGCGAACGCGGCCTGGATCTGTTGCTCACGCTCGGCCATGCCGTCACGGACGTCTTCCACGAAGGTACGGACCGACTCCACCAGACCACCAGCGGATTCCGACAGCGACGAGGCGATCCCGGCAGGGGTGTACGACTGGGCGGTCCGGGTGAGTTTGCGCACCACCAGCGCACCGACAGCGAGGCCGACGCCGAGCCAGAGCAGGCGTTTCATGACAGCGTCCTCCCGGTCATCCGGCGTTGCGCCGGGCCGCCCGGCGTCGCTGCTTGAGTTCGGCGCGGACGTCGCGCTCGGCTTCGGCGTTGCGCCGGGCGGAGGCGGCCCGACGTACGCCGTACCCGAAGGCGGCCACCTTGACCAGCGGATTGGCCGCCGCGGCCGAGACCACAGTGGCCAGGTTGGCCACATTGGCGGTCACGTTCTGGGCGTGCGAAGTCATCGTGTCGATCTTGGCAAGCTGGATGTTCACGCCGTCGAGGGTCGTGTGCATCTGTCCGAGAGCGGTGTTCACGTTCTCGACCGAGGCGTTCACCTGGCCGAGCAGCGGCCCGGTCCGGTCGTTGAGGTCGTTGATCGCCCGGGTCGCCGCGTCCACCGTGTGCCGCAGTCGCAGAATCGGCACCGCCAGCACGAGCACGAGCATCAGGAACGCCCCGGCGGCCACCAGTGCCGCGATCTGTCCACCGTCCATGCCTGCCTGTCCTCCTCGTTCACCAACCACCTGCCACGCCGGCCGCGCACCCCGGCGCCAGCGTCGGTCGTCGTCGCTGCTCCGCCGCAGTACGCACCGGACGCGGCGCCACCGGTGCAGACCCTACCGTCCGTGACGGAGGTCCGCTCACGACGGTTCGACGTCCAGGTCCAGCAGCGGGTCGTCGGTATACACCGGGTCGGGATCCTCACCTGTCAACGACGGGTCGAGGCTCGGTTGCGGCTTCATCCGGTCGTCGTCGATGGCGTTGCGCACCTTGATCGACACCACGGATCCGCTGCAGTTGTCGGCCCCGCTGCCCGGCGGTTCAGCGGCCGGATCCCCCTCGGCGGCGTCACCGGCCGGCGGTTCGACCGTCGGCCGCTGCGCGAGCAGGTCCTCCGAGCAGGCCGGCGGCCGGACCCACAGATCCAACGTGAGTTCGTCACGGGTCCAGCAGGTGTACTGGCCGTCGACCGGCTGGGACGGGCAGAGCTCGACCTTCCACGGCAGCCAGCCCGCGTCGGTGAGCGCCGCCGTGTAGACCTGGGCGGTCTCCTCAGGGCCACGTTCGGAGGTCATGGTCCGCTCGCGGAACCGGCAGTCGATCAGGCACCACCGGCTGCCGCTGACGGCGTCGGTGCTCTCCAGCGCCGCCCAGCCGGGCACGTCGAGCCGGTCGAGAGAGTTGAACACCGGATCCCGGGTCGCCGCCCGGATCCCGAAGTAGAGCGGAAGCGCCGCCAGGACGACCACCGCGACCATGATCAGCGCCACCGCGCGGAGGCGCCGCTGCTGCCGGGTCGACTCGTCGTCGGCAACGCCGTCGGGCCCCGACGCACCGTCGTCCGGGCCGGCACCGGGCCGGACCGGGCCGCCGGCGGCGGACCGGATCGCGCCGGTGGCTCCTGCGGCGTCGCGGCCAGGGTCGTCCCGGCCTGGTCCGTCGGGCCCGGGACCGCCGTGCGGCGTGCCGGCTACCGGCCTGGGTACGGCGGCCACCGCTGTCCGCCCGCCACGGTCGGCGACGGGCCCGGGGGCGCGCAGGGCGGCCGGATCCCGGGGGCGGATCTCGGTCGGATCCTCCGGCGACGCCGACGGGCGTCCGGGTCTGCCGTGGAGCGGTGGTGCGCCTGCCGCCCCGGTCACCGGTCGCGGGCCGTCCGGCGCCGACCGGGGACCGGCCGGCCCGGGTGCGGGACGTTGACCACCGGGGCCCGGTCCCGGGCGCGGACCACCGTCCGGGACACCTCGGGCGGGGCCGGGGCCGACCGGCGGTCGGGGGCCGCCCGGTCCGGGCATCGGTGGTTGATCGGCGGGCCGGACCGGGGCGGCCGCAGCCGCCCGTGCCACCGGGGCGCTCGCCCCAGCGCCGGAGACCGGTCGAGGAGGGCCACCGGCACCCGAGACAGGACGCTGCGGGCCACCGGACACGGGCCGGGGCGGACCACCGGCACCCGAGACAGGACGCTGCGGGCCACCGGCACCCGGGCCTCCAGCGCCGGAGACCGGCCGAGGGGGGCCACCGGCGCCGGAGACGGGCCGTTGTGGGCCGTCGCCGGACGGCCGACCCGGGAACATGCCGCCGCCCGGGTGCTCCGGGTGGTCGAACCGCCCGGGAGCGGGCGGCCGTGGCTGGCCGTGCATCGGTGGCCGCCCGACGCCGGGCGGTGGCGCGTCGCGGTACCCGGCGGTCGGCGGATCGTCGTGCCCAGGCGGACGCACCCTGGCTGCGGCGCCGGCACTGGGCATGCCGACCCGGGCCGCCGGTGGGGGGCCGGCCGGCCGGGCGGCCGGGCGGCCGGGCGGCTCGGGCGAAGGGTCGTGCCGAGAGTCACGGCCGGGCGGCAGCGCGCCGCCGGGGCCGGGTACCACCGGCGCGGCCATACCACCGCGGCCCGGGCTGCGGCGCGGACCGCCAGGTGCCGGCGACACCGGCCCGGCGGAGGGTGACGTGCCGGGGCGACCCGCCGGTGGCGGACCGTCGCCGGCCGGCGACACCGGTCCGACCGGTGACCCTGGGCCAGGCGTCGGCGCGGCATCAGCCCGGTGTCGTTGGCCCGTAGGAAAACCCGGGCGGGGACCGGAGCGGTCCGACCAGGTGTCGGCCGGGTCGTCAGGCTCCGGGGCACGGCGTCGGCCGCCACGGGTCGGTGCGGGAGATGGTCCCCGGTCCGGCTCGCCGGAGCCCGGGCCGG harbors:
- the alaS gene encoding alanine--tRNA ligase; translated protein: MKTAEIKRRFLAHFEANGHAVVPSAPLPAIDDPNLLFINAGMVQFVPYFLGQRTPPFQRATSVQKCIRTPDIDEVGKTSRHGTFFQMNGNFSFGDYFKQGAIPLAWDLSTKPVEQGGFGMDPERIWVTVYLDDDEAADIWRQTGVPAHRIVRRGNKDNFWSMGIPGPAGPCSELYYDRGPAYGPDGGPEVDEDRFLEFWNLVFMQYEITNVQSKEVFDIVGDLPKKNIDTGMGLERIASILQGVDNLYEIDEVRPILDRAAQLTGKRYGAGSGQAASESHPDDVRLRVIADHVRTSLMLIGDGVTPSNEGRGYVLRRIMRRAIRSVRLLGWQDRALPELLPVARDCMAPSYPELAADFERISTYAYAEEDAFLSTLRSGTTILDLAISETKTAGGAKLSGDKAFQLHDTYGFPIDLTLEIAAEQGLSVDSDGFRRLMSEQRARAKADAQARKTGHVDMSAYRGVLDAGGAVDFTGYAEVARESRVRAVLGAGGVSLPVAGEGDVIELVLDSTPFYAEGGGQQPDTGRLTVGAGEVEIFDVQSPVPGLVVHKARVVRGEVRTGETGYAEIDIARRRAISRSHTATHLVHQTMRNFLGESATQAGSLNAPGRLRFDFNTPGAVPPSVLVDIEQQVNEVLLRDLEVNAFITSQEEARRLGAMALFGEKYGDEVRVVEVGDYARELCGGTHVTRSGQLGLVKILSESSIGSGVRRVEALVGIDAFNFLAREHLLVARLAELYRVPSEQVADRVQQTVTQLRDAEKELEKLRAQLVLGGAAALAAQARDLRGVAYVGTEAPDGAGGNDVRTLAQEIRGKIDPARPGVVAVVARSNGKASLVVAVNAAAKARGVAAADLVKGALHGRGGGNADLAQGGGLPAAEAASLLVAVEKAIAEAP
- a CDS encoding DUF948 domain-containing protein, with protein sequence MDGGQIAALVAAGAFLMLVLVLAVPILRLRHTVDAATRAINDLNDRTGPLLGQVNASVENVNTALGQMHTTLDGVNIQLAKIDTMTSHAQNVTANVANLATVVSAAAANPLVKVAAFGYGVRRAASARRNAEAERDVRAELKQRRRAARRNAG